GTTATAGTCGCGGGTTATCGGATTGACGTACTGGGTCATGCCGGCGGCATAAGCCGCATTACCGGGTCCGAACGCATTCGGGCCGTAGGGGATCGGCGTCGCTGCCGGGCCGAAGGTTTTACCGGCTTCCGGTTTTAATAACGCGGCATTGGTCGCCACCGCGGCCAAACTTAAGCTCGGCCCGGTGTGGCACAAATTGCAGTGGTTGTTGAAAAACAAGACACCGCCGCGCTTCAAGGCTTGGCGTTTGGCATCGGTCTCGGCCGGCGTGGCGCCGAAGACGTTGGTCCAGGTCGGCCGCAGGCCGGCATCGACCGGACTCAGATCGAACGGCGACTGGTCGGATACCAAAGTCGATTGGTAAAGCTGCAGAGCCAGACCGAAGAACATCGAGAAATTGGCTTCCATCTGATTGTAAGCCGCCTGCCCCGGCGGCGCACCGAACGGGCCGATGCCGCTATAAGACCAGTATTTGGCGTTGAAAGCCTGCATCACCAAATTTTTATAGGTGGTATTCAGGCCTGGCCGCAGATTACCGATACTGCTCAAACTGTAAGGCCCGAGCACGCTGTCTTCGTAATGGACTTTCTGGTTTTGCAAGGCTTGGCGCGCCAACAGCTTGCGGCCGATATCGGCCCAAGTCCGATTCCGGCAGCTCATCTCGGTGTCGCTCAAACCGGGTCCGGTCGCCAACGACGCCAACGACGAGTTCTCCAGATGCAGTTTTTCCTTGGTCACCGAACGCGAATTGAGCTTGACCCAGACTCCGGCATTCGGATCGCGCTCGCCCCACGGGCTGCTGCCGTTGAAGATGTTGTTAGCCCGGCCGTCCCAGAAATTGCGTTGGTTGAAGACGGCGTTGATGACGGTTGGCGCGTTGCGCGGCTCGACTCGCCGGGTACCGGTTTGATTGACGTGAAACACTTCATCGACGCTACGCGAACATTGGTCGGCATTGCCGCCGGTCCGCGAAGCGCCCTTGAATTCGCCGCTGAAAGTGCCGGACGACGCCACGACGTCGTCGGTGGAAAAGGTCACCGCGCTAAATTTATCGGCCGGGTCGGCGACGCGATGCAACGGAAAATCTTCCGGACGCAAGGTATGGTTGGGCCCGCCGCCACCGGACGCCAACGTGTCGAAGGTTTGGCCGCTGGCGTTGCTGCTCTTCGCCCCCGGATTCAACTGGTTTTTGACCCTGCCGTCGGCACCGGCATGAAAGTGGCACGAACCGCAGGCCATGCCGTCGCTACCGACGTTGGTATCCCAAAACAAGGCCTTGCCTAACGCAATCGCCGCCGATTTATTCACTACAATCGGATTCGAGCCGTCCAGCAATCCCGGCACCGGCGGCACCGGTACTCCTTGCAACGAGACCGGCACCGGCCCGTGGGCCGACACCGGCATCGCCGCTACTGCGGCAATCAATAAAAAATGGATTTTCGAAAAAAGATGCATGCCTGCCTCGCAAACCCCGCATACCCGCCGCACCGCAACAGCAAGAGACGGTCCGCGGGATCGGAGATGGGCCGAACGGTTGCGCGTCGCAGATTGCGCCCGTTCGGCCGAAACTTAAGAATTGGCGCCGGCGGCAAAGACGGAAATCCCTAAAGCCGGCGACTTGTTAGAGTGGAAACGGCCGCGAGCCGGACCGGTTTCCGCGCGATCGGCACTGCCGCTCTATTGCGCGAAAAGGCCCGGATGCTGGCCGTGCCGCTTCAAACGGCAAGCGGCTTCTTGCGGCCGAGCGCGGTAAAACCGAACAATGCCGAGCCGAACAGCCACACAGCCCCCGGCAGCGGAACAGCGCTGACGCCGGTGTTGTTAATGGTCAACCGGTATGCCTGGCCGGCGGCCGTACCGCAATTCTGGCCGTTGGCGTTGTCGTCCGGGCAGCTTCCGGCCCAGCCGATCAAGTAGTAACCTGCCTTCAAGCCCTGCAGCGTCAGCATCGCTTCGCCGGCACTCAAACTGGCGAAACCGGTGTAGACGTAGGGCGAGTTTTGGTTGACGTTGGCCAATGCGTTACCGTTCAGCGGATCGCTAGCGCCGCCGCCGTATTGGCCGACGTTTCCCGGATTGCTCGCGCCGGCGAATAAACCTTGCACCTTGTCGCCGTCGCCGTTAGTAAAGGAGTATCCGGCATTGGCGTAACCGATCCAGCCGTCATGGCCGCTGACCAGCGTACCGCCGTTGGAATTCATCCAGCCGTTACTGCCCAAGCTCGGATTGACGCCAACCTCTTTATCATGCCCGGCCACACCGCCGTCGGACGGGCCGCGGACCTGGCTCCATTCATGGCCGTAACCGCCGCCGGTGGCGGCCCCGGTAACCATCGGCGCCGAGCCGCTGGTCCAGATCGAAAAGCCCGGAAAATTCATCGGCGACGCGCCGCCGTTTTGCTTCAGATTGACGGTGAGGTCGAACCGCGTGCCGGCAGCCAGGTCGGTCGAATCGCCGACCTGAAAAATCCGGAACTGCGCCGTATGGGTCCAGCCGTAGTTAAACCCGGTACCGTAATCGGCCCAAGCGCGTTTCGGCGCATTGCCGGAAACCGTCGCACTATCGCCGGCGCCGATAACGCCCAAACTAGCAGGACTGATAGCGGCCGCCTGCCCGGAATATGCGGCCATGGCGCCGGCGCCGAGTACGGCAAGAATGGCTTGGCGTAAGCTGTGTTGATTGATGCCTAACATTTGGATGCCTCGATACGTGATTCAAATTAAGTAAATGCAAGTTGCCTGTTCCGGGGCAGTCAGGCCGTCTCCGTGCGAGACCCCTGAATTTCCGCATCCTCCTCACGGCAGGTTTGGCTTTTTCCCGACAGTGATATCGTTTCCATCTATCACACAGCCCTTTAAGCACAATTCATACCTGTTTTTTTTGTTTTTAATTCAATCACTTGCAATAAACAAACCAAAAACTGCGGGTTTTGCCGCAGTTTTGACCCTGTTCGGGCCGCAACAATAAAACCGGCAAACGTGGGAGAAAGCCAAAACATTTCAATGCTTTATAGAACATTGCCGGCTTAGGCCGAATTGCGTCTAAACCGGCTGCCGTTTTATTGTCCGATTCGATAATGACCGATACGAACCGGCGCGAACGGCGTCGAAACTAAAAATTTTCTAGCTCTATGTAATTGTTTTATATTGGATACTTTATTCAATAGCGCATCTGGCGCTATTGGCGCCGCGCCAACGAAACCGATCGCTGCCAGGCAATAAGAACACAATTTGTGTGATTTCACCTGTCGCTGCGGCATATCCCGCAGTTTGCAATTAGCCGCCGTTTCGGTTTTTCGGCCAAGCCGCATGGCACCATTCCAATTGCAAGCGGCCGACGAAAATCGGGCAGCCATGTGCCGAACCCGGCCCGGCCGTGCGTTTTCGGCCGCAGCCAATCCGGCGAAACTGCGCGCCGAGTCGGTTTTCAAAGCCAAAGTCCCTTCTTAGCCGGCGCCAGGCCGACAAGTCGGTCTATTAAATTCAAAATATTGATTTGAAAGGATGTTGTCCAAA
Above is a window of Methylomonas koyamae DNA encoding:
- a CDS encoding cytochrome c peroxidase, with the protein product MHLFSKIHFLLIAAVAAMPVSAHGPVPVSLQGVPVPPVPGLLDGSNPIVVNKSAAIALGKALFWDTNVGSDGMACGSCHFHAGADGRVKNQLNPGAKSSNASGQTFDTLASGGGGPNHTLRPEDFPLHRVADPADKFSAVTFSTDDVVASSGTFSGEFKGASRTGGNADQCSRSVDEVFHVNQTGTRRVEPRNAPTVINAVFNQRNFWDGRANNIFNGSSPWGERDPNAGVWVKLNSRSVTKEKLHLENSSLASLATGPGLSDTEMSCRNRTWADIGRKLLARQALQNQKVHYEDSVLGPYSLSSIGNLRPGLNTTYKNLVMQAFNAKYWSYSGIGPFGAPPGQAAYNQMEANFSMFFGLALQLYQSTLVSDQSPFDLSPVDAGLRPTWTNVFGATPAETDAKRQALKRGGVLFFNNHCNLCHTGPSLSLAAVATNAALLKPEAGKTFGPAATPIPYGPNAFGPGNAAYAAGMTQYVNPITRDYNGDVLPLLMDLGYVNTGVADPLNDPGIGGVDDFGNPLSFSSQYIQYLQDRPQGIKDSLVKNIRACDFITSIAINSEFPEPYYFTAVEGVQADGSREGVLRNQNCADPATAFIPSPSAARDEANAVNLGVAVKAAFKVPTLRNIELTGPYMHNGSMATLEQVIEFYGRQGNFHNENLHFQVSTISSSINSPANRADLIAYLKAFTDDRVRYEKAPFDHPEVVVPNGHEGNHEAVVAGNPLQADLAKDEVLVVPAVGANGSAEPLLPFDQLLAR